In Eubalaena glacialis isolate mEubGla1 chromosome 2, mEubGla1.1.hap2.+ XY, whole genome shotgun sequence, a single genomic region encodes these proteins:
- the DUOX1 gene encoding LOW QUALITY PROTEIN: dual oxidase 1 (The sequence of the model RefSeq protein was modified relative to this genomic sequence to represent the inferred CDS: inserted 2 bases in 1 codon; substituted 4 bases at 4 genomic stop codons) encodes MGFRLALAWTLLVGPWVPMGAQNPISWEVQRFDGWYNNLMEHRWGSKGSWLQRLVPASYADGVYQPFREPHLPNPRALSNTAMRGPAGQASLRNRTVLGVFFRHHVLSDLVSVEKPGCPAEFLNIHIPPGDPVFDRDQSGDVVLSFQRSRCDPETGQSPSNPRDLVGGAGGWGWGGGGTXGSXGEAPAELLRGQLASGPDPAFPRDAQDPLRMWTAPDPATGRRGPRGLYAFGAERWNREPFVQALGLLWFRYHNLWAQRLARQHPLWGDEELFQHARKRVIATCQNIAMYEWLPSFLQQAPPNYTEYRPFLDPSISPEFLAASEQFFTMVPPGVYMRNASCHFQGVINRNSSVSRALRVCNSYWSREHPNLQRAEDVDSLLLGMASQITEREDHVVVEDIXDFWPGPLKFSRTDHLASCLQRGWDVGLPSHTKARATLGLPPVTRWQDVNPALFRSDGTVLEATAALYNQDLSRLELLPGGLLESHGDPGPLFSTIVVDQFVRLRDGDRYWFENSRNGLFSEKEIAEIRNTSLQDVLVAVTNVNPGALQPSVFFWHAGDPCPQPRQLSTEGLPACAPPVMRDYFEGSGFGFGVMIGILCCFPLVSLLSAWIVAQLWRRYLKRLQGQNRQSIMSEKLVGSMKASEWQGRKEPCQPVLVHLQPGQIHVVDGRLSVLRTVQLRPPQQVHLILSSNRGRHALLLRIRKEYDLVLLFDLGEEWQLMLENHRGALKESGLSFQQWEPQEQELMRAAMTREQRSHLLETFFRHLFSQVLDIDQADTGTLPLDSSQKVQEALTWELSRAEFAESLGLKLQDMFVESTFSLADKDSSGYLSFQEFLDILVVFMKGSPEEKSRLTFHMYDSDGNGLISKDEFIRMLRSFIEISNNCLSKAQPAEAVESMFRESGFQDKQELTREDFHFMLQDHDSELRLTQLCVKGVEVPEFIKDLCQRASDISQGKLCAHCPRRDADVKVGLTTWRMQCPMDTDPPQEVRRRFDKKVTSFQPLLFTEAHREKFQRNRDHQTVQQFKRFVENYQCHIGCLAVFYTIAGVLFLERAYYYAFAAHHVGITDTTLVGIILSRGTAASISFMFSYILFTMCRNLVTLLRETFLNRYVPFDAAVDFHCLIASTPRLPLTILHSAGHVVNVYLFSISPLSILSCLFPGLFHDNGSEFPQKCYWWFFQTVPGLTGVMLLLVLAIMYVFTSHHFRRRSFQGFWLTHHLYILLYVLLIIHGSFALIHLPCFHISFLVPVLIYMGEKLVSLSRKKVEISVVKAELLPSGVTHLEFQRPQGFEYKSGQWVQIACLALGTNECHPFTLTSAPHEDTLSLHIRAAGPWTTCLREIYSPPMGDSCAKHPKLYLDGPFGEGHQEWHKFEVSVLVGGGIGVTPFASILKDLVFXVSCQVFCRKIYFIXVTRTQRQFEWLADIIREVEENDHQDLVSVHIYITQLAEKFDLRTTMLYICERHFQKVLNRSLFTGLRSIIHFGRPPFEPFFNSLQKVHPQVQKIGVFSCDTPGMTKNVEKACQLINRQEGIHFSHHHENF; translated from the exons ATGGGCTTCCGCTTGGCTCTGGCATGGACACTCCTGGTTGGGCCATGGGTACCCATGG GAGCTCAGAACCCTATTTCATGGGAGGTGCAGCGATTTGATGGGTGGTACAACAACCTCATGGAGCACAGATGGGGCAGCAAAG GCTCTTGGCTGCAGCGCCTCGTCCCAGCCAGCTATGCAGATGGTGTGTACCAGCCCTTCCGAGAGCCTCACCTGCCCAACCCCCGGGCACTTAGCAACACAGCCATGAGGGGCCCCGCAGGGCAGGCCTCCCTGCGAAACCGCACAGTGCTGGGGGTCTTCTTCC GCCACCACGTGCTCTCGGACCTGGTGAGCGTGGAAAAGCCTGGCTGCCCGGCCGAGTTCCTCAACATCCACATCCCGCCCGGAGACCCCGTGTTCGATCGCGACCAGAGCGGGGACGTGGTGCTCTCCTTCCAGAGGAGCCGCTGCGACCCGGAGACCGGACAGAGCCCCAGCAACCCCCGGGACCTGGTGGGCGGGGCAGgcggctgggggtggggcgggggcgggaccTGAGGCAGCTGAGGAGAGGCTC CTGCGGAGCTTCTCCGGGGGCAGCTGGCGTCGGGGCCCGACCCCGCCTTCCCCCGGGACGCGCAGGACCCCCTGCGCATGTGGACGGCGCCCGACCCCGCCACGGGACGGCGCGGGCCCCGGGGGCTGTACG CCTTCGGCGCGGAGCGATGGAACCGCGAGCCCTTCGTGCAGGCGCTGGGCCTGCTCTGGTTCCGCTACCACAACCTGTGGGCGCAGAGGCTGGCCCGCCAGCACCCGCTCTGGGGGGACGAGGAGCTGTTCCAGCACGCGCGCAAGAGGGTCATCGCCACCTGCCAG AACATCGCGATGTATGAGTGGCTGCCCAGCTTCCTGCAGCAAGCACCGCCGAATTACACAG AGTACCGCCCTTTCCTGGACCCCAGCATCTCTCCGGAGTTCCTGGCGGCCTCTGAGCAGTTCTTCACCATGGTGCCCCCTGGCGTCTACatgag AAATGCCAGCTGCCACTTCCAGGGGGTCATCAATAGGAACTCAAGTGTCTCCAGAGCTCTCCGGGTCTGCAATAGCTACTGGAGCCGAGAG caCCCAAACCTACAAAGAGCTGAAGATGTGGACTCGCTGCTGCTGGGCATGGCCTCCCAGATCACTGAGCGAGAGGACCATGTGGTGGTTGAGGACATATGag ATTTCTGGCCTGGGCCACTGAAGTTTTCCCGCACAGACCACCTGGCCAGTTGCCTGCAGCGGGGCTGGGATGTGGGCCTGCCCTCTCACACGAAGGCCAGGGCAACACTGGGCCTGCCTCCAGTTACCAGATGGCAGGACGTCAACCCTGCACTCTTCCGGAGTGATGGCACT GTGCTGGAGGCCACAGCTGCCCTGTACAACCAGGACCTGTCCCGGCTGGAGCTACTCCCTGGGGGGCTCCTGGAGAGCCATGGGGACCCTGGACCCCTCTTCAGCACCATCGTCGTCGATCAGTTTGTGCGACTGCGGGATGGCGACCGCTACTGGTTTGAGAACAGCAGGAATGG gctgtTCTCTGAAAAAGAGATTGCAGAGATCAGAAACACTTCCCTACAGGATGTTCTAGTAGCTGTCACCAACGTGAACCCTGGTGCCCTGCAGCCCAGCGTCTTTTTCTGGCATGCTG GAGACCCCTGCCCGCAGCCAAGACAGCTCAGCACAGAGGGCCTGCCAGCCTGTGCTCCCCCCGTCATGCGGGACTATTTTGAAGGCAGTGGATTTGGCTTCGGGGTCATGATCGGGATCCTGTGCTGCTTCCCCCTGG TGAGCCTGCTCAGTGCCTGGATTGTTGCCCAGCTCTGGAGGAGATATTTAAAGAGGCTCCAGGGCCAGAACCGCCAGAGCATCATGTCTGAGAAGCTCGTGGGGAGCATGAAAG CCTCAGAATGGCAGGGCCGCAAGGAGCCCTGCCAGCCTGTGCTCGTGCACCTGCAGCCGGGGCAGATCCACGTGGTGGATGGCAGGCTCTCTGTGCTCCGCACTGTCCAGCTGAGGCCCCCGCAGCAGGTCCACCTCATCCTGTCCAGCAACCGCGGACGCCATGCCCTGCTGCTCAGGATCCGCAAGGAGTATGACCTG GTTCTGCTCTTTGACCTGGGGGAAGAGTGGCAGCTGATGCTGGAAAACCACCGGGGGGCTCTGAAGGAGAGTGGTCTGAGCTTCCAGCAGTGGGAGCCGCAGGAGCAGGAGCTGATGAGGGCCGCCATGACGCGGGAGCAGCGGAGCCATCTCCTGGAGACCTTTTTCAGGCACCTTTTCTCCCAG GTGCTGGACATTGACCAGGCGGACACAGGGACCCTGCCCCTGGACTCATCACAGAAGGTGCAGGAGGCCCTGACATGGGAGCTGAGCCGGGCTGAGTTTGCCGAGTCCCTGGGCCTCAAGCTCCAGGACATGTTTGTGGAGTCCACGTTTTCTCTGGCCGACAAGGATAGCAGTGGCTACCTGTCCTTCCAGGAGTTCCTGGACATTCTGGTGGTCTTCATGAAAG GCTCCCCTGAGGAGAAGTCTCGCCTTACGTTCCACATGTATGACTCTGATGGGAATGGCCTCATTTCCAAGGACGAGTTCATCAGAATGCTGAG gtCCTTCATCGAGATCTCCAACAACTGCCTGTCCAAGGCCCAGCCGGCCGAGGCGGTGGAGTCCATGTTCCGGGAGTCGGGCTTCCAGGACAAGCAGGAGCTGACGCGGGAGGACTTCCACTTCATGCTGCAGGACCACGACAGCGAGCTCCGCCTCACACAGCTCTGCGTCAAAG GGGTGGAGGTGCCTGAATTCATCAAGGACCTCTGCCAGCGAGCCTCAGACATCAGCCAGGGGAAGCTCTG TGCTCACTGTCCCCGAAGGGACGCCGACGTCAAGGTGGGGCTGACAACATGGAGAATGCAGTGCCCCATGGACACAGACCCTCCCCAGGAAGTTCGACGGAGGTTTGACAAGAA GGTAACGTCGTTCCAGCCCCTGCTGTTCACCGAGGCTCACCGAGAGAAGTTTCAACGCAACCGTGACCACCAGACGGTGCAGCAATTCAAGCGCTTCGTCGAGAACTACCAGTGCCACATCGGCTGCCTGGCCGTGTTCTACACCATCGCCGGGGTTCTCTTCCTGGAGAGGGCCTACT ACTACGCCTTTGCGGCTCATCACGTGGGCATCACGGACACCACCCTCGTGGGCATCATCCTGTCGCGGGGCACGGCGGCCAGCATCTCCTTCATGTTCTCCTACATCCTGTTCACCATGTGCCGCAACCTCGTCACCTTGCTGCGAGAGACCTTCCTCAACCGCTACGTGCCCTTCGACGCCGCCGTGGACTTCCATTGCCTCATTGCCTCCACACCACG CCTCCCACTGACAA TCTTACACAGTGCAGGCCATGTGGTGAATGTGTACCTCTTCTCCATTAGCCCGCTCAGcatcctctcctgcctcttccccgGCCTCTTCCATGACAACGG GTCCGAGTTCCCCCAGAAGTGTTACTGGTGGTTCTTCCAGACCGTGCCAG GTCTCACGGGGGTCATGCTGCTCCTGGTTCTCGCCATCATGTACGTCTTCACCTCCCACCACTTCCGGCGCCGCAGCTTCCAGGGCTTCTGGCTGACCCACCACCTCTACATTCTGCTCTACGTGCTG CTCATCATCCATGGCAGCTTCGCTCTGATCCACCTACCCTGTTTCCACATCTCCTTCCTGGTCCCAGTACTTATCTATATGGGGGAGAAGCTGGTAAGCCTGAGCCGGAAGAAGGTGGAGATCAGTGTGGTGAAGGCGGAGCTGCTGCCTTCAG GAGTGACCCATCTCGAGTTCCAGCGGCCCCAAGGCTTTGAGTACAAGTCAGGACAGTGGGTGCAGATCGCCTGCCTGGCTCTGGGGACCAACGAGTGCCACCCCTTCACCCTGACTTCTGCGCCCCACGAGGACACGCTTAGCCTGCACATCCGGGCAGCAGGGCCCTGGACCACCTGCCTCAGGGAGATCTACTCACCCCCGATGGGTGACAGCTGTGCCAAACATCCAAAG CTGTACCTCGATGGACCATTTGGAGAGGGCCACCAGGAGTGGCATAAGTTTGAGGTGTCCGTGCTGGTGGGAGGGGGCATTGGGGTCACCCCCTTTGCCTCCATCCTCAAAGACCTGGTCTT AGTCAGCTGCCAAGTGTTCTGTAGGAAG